The nucleotide window ttttttttttttttaagattttattatttatttattcatgagagacagagagagagagagagagagaggcacaggcagagggagaagcaggctccatgcagggagcccgacatgggactcaatcccaggaccccaggatcacgccctgggccgaaggcagcactaaaccgctgagccacccaggctgccctgcgttgggctccttgctcagcagggagcctgcttctccctctccctctgcctctgcctctgcctctgcctgccactccctctgcttatactctttctgtgtcaaataaaaaaataaaatgtttaaaagaaaaaaaaatctgggatctTTGCTCTATGACTGGGTgtaggaagattaaatgagaaagtgGATGGGACTGCCTCAGCCATTTTGCTTGTTTACCGCACAGTAGGCAGTTGGACACCTTGTTCACTTTACTCGTAAACATGAGAggcaaatttttttaagattttatttatttattcctgagaaacacaaagagagagagtcagagacataggcagagggagaagcaggctccatgcagagagcccaatgtaggcttgatctcgggactccaggatcacgccctgggctgaaggcagattctcaaccactcagccacccaggcatcctgggaggCAAATTTTTATAGGCTGGGCTATGCCATGGGTAGTGGGGGTCCCCCTGAGGCAGACCTGGGAAAGAGGCATCTGTGTGGGACATTGGCCTGAAAAGACTTGAGAATCACATGTTGATTCGAATGTATCTGAGCTGGTTTCTGTGGAAAGGCAACACTAAGGAAGGCACAAGGGAGCAACCCCTGAGCACTTACATACCAGGCTGTCTTCCCTCTGCCATCATGGTCAATGGCATGACCAAAGGACTCTAGAATGTGGTCTGTGATGACAACCCCAGTCCCTTGCAGGATCTTACAGGCCGTATTAAACCACATGGAGGCTTTTTCTTGTAGAAATAGGGAGCTATTGAGAGtttttaaacaaaggaatgaCATGGTTGGATTTACCTTCCCTCATCTGTGTTCCCACAGTCTCCTTGACACTCCCCTTCAAGGCAGGATCCTGCCTTTTTCATTAAGTGGAAAGCACAACAGAATGGCAGAGCATAAACTTTGGGGTTCCACACTTGGGTTACATATCTGGTGACCTGGATGATGTAACCtctctgaatctgtttcctcatctgctgaTGGTCATTTCTACCTTtaaaggatcacgccctgggccaaaggcaggcgctaaactgcttagccacccagggatcccctctttctggCTTTGATGCTCATCTAAGATGTGTACTAACGATACCTTTCGGTGCAAAGACAGTAAGGGGAAGGCACCTTGGATTGTGAGTAGAGAGATGTGCTTTTGCCTCCTGCTCTGCCACAGATTCACCTTGGTCAAATTGCTTATTCTGACTGGATCTAAGAACAAgatgatcttgggatccctgggtggcacagcggtttggcgcctgcctttggcccagggcgcaatcttggagacccaggatcgaatcccacaccaggctccgggtgcatggagcctgcttctccctctgcctgtgtctctgcctctctctctctctctctgtgtgactatcataaataaataaaaaaatttttaaaattaaaagaaagaaaagaacaagatgaTCTCTACAGCCTTAACATGCCAGgaaggatagatagatgatgacgTTGACGTGACCAAATGTCAGACTCTAGATTTGTCCCTGGCAGGGaattctgtctttcttttctatgATAGAGAATGCTACAGTAACCATCTCTGGGCATGGGGGTTTTTGCTCTTGTTGAATACATTTCCAGAAggaaattactgggtcatagggcagcaaCACCATTATGGCTATTGCTATGTGTTGCCATATTGCTTTTCAGAATCAGTATATCAACTTAGAGTTGTCAGCTACGTGTGAGAGAGCATTTTAACCCCATCTTATCCAGTATCTGGtatagtcattattatttttataactttattggCATAAAATGATACTTCAAAGCTGCTTTATAATAATTAGAAGTGCTGGTTTTTGGGTGTCCACTATGTTTAAGTTGTGCTAGGTGTTTACATATATCTCATCTCCTCACAATGAGCCTATCGGGGAAGCTGAGTAGCTCACCTAAGGTTCAAACCTAAAGCAGTAATGGCCTCAAAACACATCCTCTATCTCGGTGCCTTTCCATACTTTGATTAGTGAGGTGATGGTTACACGACATGAACTTTAGCTTGTGTGCTTCGCTGCATTTTGAAGTATGTGAATTTTGAATAGTTTTCTTAGAAAATTGAATATGCTCTTTGTGTAGAAGAGATTATTAACCCTGTGTTACAGTGGAAGCAACAACAGAGGTGCGTTTATTACAATTAGGGCGAAGACTCAAGTGAACTCTAGGATATTCTGGTATCTAGGCTCTCTGAAACCCTATTTTCTCTCTCATGCAGCGGCCCTCCAGGCACTGAAGCGCAAGAAGAGGTATGAAAAGCAGCTGGCGCAGATCGACGGCACACTATCAACCATCGAGTTTCAGCGGGAAGCCCTGGAGAATGCCAATACCAACACCGAGGTGCTCAAGAACATGGGCTATGCTGCTAAGGCGATGAAGGCTGCCCATGACAACATGTATGTGGCTACCCACTTTTGGAGGGGGGGCACCCTTGTGGCAGGGCAATGCTGGCCCTGGAATGCCTCAATTCCTGGGCATGGCCTTGGGCGACCCTTTGATTTATCTGTTCAAACACCtgagtttgttttaatttgcattcttttttagaactccttttattttttatttaaaatcaattagccaacatacagtacatactagtttcagatgtagtgttcaatgattcatcagttgtttataacagccagtgcttttcttcaaattttttaaggatttatttatttgagagagattaagttgagagagagagagagagagagagagacatgagtggggagagagagagggagaagcagactccgcgccgagcagggaacctgacatggggctcgatccctggatcgacctgagctgaaggcagacactaaactgtcagagccacccaggtgcccctaacacccagtgcttttaAAATGggttatgggggatccctgggtggctcagcggtttagcgcttgcctttggcccagggcgcaatcctggagtcccaggatcgagtcccgcgtcgggctcccggcgtggagcctgcttctcccctctgcctgtgtctctgcctctctctctctctctctctgtgtgtatgtgtgtgtgtctatcatgaataaataaataaaatcttaaaaaaataagtaaaataaaataaaatgggttatGTACCCTGTTGCCTAAAGAGGCAgatcttggggctcctgggtggctcagttagttaagcatgcagctcttgatctcaattcaggtcttgatctcagggtcattggcTTGAACCCAGTGTagagccacttaaaaaaaagaagagggatccctgggtggcgcagcggtttagcgcctgcctttggcccagggcggcgcgatcctagagacccgggatcgaatcccacgtcgggctcccggtgcatggagcctgcttctccctctgcctgtgtctctgcctctctctctctctctctctgtgactatcataaataaataaaaattaaaaaaaaaaaagaagaagaaaaagatctcaTGGAATGGAACaatatttctaagtaatttaGGATTCTTCTGATGAGCAGAGTTTCTAGCCAGTAAGGTCCTTAGAAAGTCTTCTCACCCAGGCCTCTGATTATCACGGTAGAAGTTATGTCCcagagaggggaggtggatggtcATTGGACGGAGTTTCCTAAGTTAGGTCCCTGTCTGCTCCATTTCTGTGTTCTTCTAGCACAGAGCTAAGATGCCTAGCACAGAGCATATCTCTGTAACCCACTGTGCATGCTTTgaagtatatgtgtatatattaaacTGATTAATTGTGTGTTTATAAGAATGACAGTAGATAGAAAGTAATTCTGCATGTTTGCCTTTCTTTGGGGGCCTAGTGAAGGAGCCGTAAGTGGATTTGAGTAGATGGGAAGGGAGCACAACTATATTTTGTGATTTGTGATTTTATCTCTTCCTGTACAGAGTTACAGAGTTGCCTTTGAGCTTGAAGAAGAGCTGTTGGCCCAGGAGTTAAAGTTCTGTAGTCTCATCTGACATATTTATTACTAGCTTACATGTGAAATCATGAATGTGGCATCTAACTTTACtaataagctttattttattgGGATGTTGGACTAGATTATGCCTAAGAATACTCCGTCCTTTTGATTCTGTGATTCTCTTCTaaaaaggggaggaaggggacctggggtggctcagtcagttaagcatctgccttcagctcaggtcatgatcccagggtcctggaattgagccccacatccctctccctgctgaatggggagcctgcttctccctctacccctccccctgctctctctctctctctcaaataaataaataaaatcttaaaaaaaaaataaaagggggaagaagatataaagacaaaaaaataattcctcatagggaaaaaaataattcctcatAGGGAATAATTACAGAAGTAGGGCTAGGAAGCAGATTGTGTGCAATAGGGTTTCTGTTCCTGCCTCAAAGGCCCTTTTTACACAGACTGTCCAATATGACATCTGTCCATTTCATTTAAAGGGACATCGATAAAGTTGATGAATTAATGCAGGACATTGCTGACCAGCAAGAACTTGCAGAGGAGATTTCAACAGCTATTTCAAAACCTGTAGGATTTGGAGAAGAGTTTGATGAGGTGAGTGGTTTCATGCAGTTCACACAAGCCTCACAAATGACACCTGGGCCAGGCCGTCCTTTAATGTGCTGTTGCAGGCTCTGTGGCAGAATGTGTGTGGTTTAGAAATCACCAGTTTTCATCCTTCCAGAGACTGGGACTTAAATAGGGCATAGTATTAGCTCTCCCTAATTCTGATTTTTGAGAGATGGCTTTCACTCTTTGAGATAGAAGCTTAGGTTGAGTAAAGGGACCTTCATAGGGACTCTTCAGCAGGTTTCAAGTCATTGATTggtttcaataaataattaatttacacatttcatgGTGGACTCTGGGCTGAGAGCCGTGGCAGCTGAGGTGACCATTTTTTGGAGAACTTTATGGGATTTGCCCTTGGGCAGCTGATTTGAGGTGAAGATGAAGCCCAGGAAGGAGCATTTATATCTGACCCCTGAGGGGTTCATCTGAAACTTGGCCCCCTAGCAGTTTCTACTATAGCAGTTGAGATTTTGAGTCTCTTAGGGTTTTAAATTACAATAAAAGGCCCTGTTGAAGGTGTTTCAATCTGTGTTAATTTGAGTCTGCTGAAGGTCAGGTTCTCTCCACTGAACCCAATTCTTTGTGCTGATTCCCACCATAAGGCTGAGAAAACAGCCTTGTGGGTCTTATACTTGGTTCCCAGCACCAGGGTTTTCATGGTTTCAGACTGAAATTTGATGGACTAGtcaagttaattttaatttagcaAATATTCCTGAATATTCACTGAGTGTGCCCAGTTCTgagataaagaagaatgaaaagatataGTCCCTCCTCTCAAAATGCTGACAACTAGCGTAAGATACTGAATATAGACTCTAACTGCTTGATAGTGTATTATGTTCACCAGTAGAACCGTGTTTAGAGTTTGAGTCACACAGTATGGACCTGGAGTtcatctcccttcttttttttttttttttttcatctcccttCTGATCTTAGAAGGGGTGTGTGTCCTCTTAAGTTACCTAGAAAGAAGGACCTCTGCAGGGAGTACAATGCCCAGGAACATCCCTCTCACTCTTGTGTTTCCTTTACCAGGATGAACTCATGGCAGAATTAGAagaactagaacaggaagaactAGACAAGAATTTGCTGGAAATCAGTGGACCCGAAACAGTCCCTCTACCAAATGTTCCCTCTATAACCTTACCATCAAAACCCAGTGAGTACTTCTTACCCAGACATGACATACCCCTAGTGCCATGTAGTGGGTAATCTTGAGGTTGGCTGACCTCAGTTTGGGTCCTGAGTCTGCCCAGGATTCAGAATCACAGAAGATCTGTTTTGACGGCCACAGAGACATCATCACCTGTCTTTTCCTAGTTTCTCTATAGAACAGAGTTCTttaacctcagcactattgacacaGCCAGGTGATTCtttgggttgggggtgggggttgttttATGCACTAGAGATATTTACGTAGCACTCCTGGGCTCTGTCTtccccaagttgtgacaaccaaaaatgtctccagatactgCCAGATGTCCCCTGCAGGGTGTGGGGGGATCACCCCAGTTAGGAACCACTATTCCAGAATGATTTTTCCTATGTCACCAAATAAGAAAAAGTTTTAGGCCCTGGGAGAAGGTGTGAAAGTTTAATTCCAGGACCAGCTCTTGGTTCCTGTCTAATACCCCGTGCTGTGCACCCCTGTAAAAACGTGGAGCCTCAGaggcagccactgtgggaaagaAACAGCTCTGGCTTTTTTTAGACGCCTGGTTCTATCAgactttcatttccttctgtcTGCTCCTTCTTTCCACTTCCTCGTCATTATTTCACCCTCGGGTAGAAGTATCCCTCACCACACTTCTACTAAAggtactggggaaaaaaaaataaaaataaaaaaaaataaaggtactggggtgcctgggtggctcagtcagtaaacatctgccttcagctcaggtcatgatcccagggttctggggttgagccccacggtgggctccctgcttagcgggagcctgcttctccctctgcctgctgttccccacgcttgtgctctctctctctcaaatgaaaaaacaaaatctttttagaaaagaaagaaaaggtaacaaAGTTTGATTCGGTGTGGAGAGAGAGCCTGGGGAGCAGTGTAACGAGGCTGTAGTCCTCCTAGCCTCCCATGAATCAAGAGGAAATGGCCCCTTAAGTTGAGTCAGCAGCCTGTGGTGGGTTCAGGCAAAGGGGGTCCAAACACTGTTTAAGGGGCACCTGTGGGTGTGGAGAGGTGGTTCAAGCCACttgagatgggatccctgggtggctcggcagttgagcgcctgccttcggcccagggtgtgatcctggggacccaggatcgaggcccgcttcgggctccctgcgtggagcctgcttctccctctgcctgtgtctctgcctctctctgtgtgtctcttgtgaataaataaataaaatcttaaaaaaaaaaaagccacttgaGGTGAAGGGGGAATGCTGGCAAGGATTAGCTTTCTGGGGTTCTTCCTGATGTCCCCCTTCTCAAATGCCCTGCAACTGAAGCCTTCCCAGAATTCCGATGGGCTCTCTGTAGAATCCTTGTTTTGCCTGGCCCCGATGCGGGTGGAGGTGAGGTGCTGGGGAACGTGTGTTGCCTGTTATCTGGAGTTTTGTGTTGCAGCTTTCAGGCACAGAGAAACAGTCTGCTGATAGCCTGGTGAGGAGGCTGGGTGCAAGGGCAGGGCTGTTTTATAGACAGCCCTGGCACCCAGCCAGATGTGTTGAGAGCACTGTAACCAACCCTCCTAAATagccttttctcttttcacacagccaagaagaaggaagaggaagaggatgacATGAAGGAATTGGAGAACTGGGCTGGATCCATGTAACTGGTCCAGTGCGGGCTGGGCCCAGACAGACTCTGGTGGCCTGTGCAGCGGGCAGGCGTGTGCGTGTGTGGGGCAGGCAGGACATGGTGCAGGCAGGTTCCATCGCTCCTGAATCCCCCTCCAAAGCAGTAGGGCCGCATCACTGCTCACTCTCTGCATAGCATGGTCTGCACCCAgcgggatggggaggggggaggggggcgggcgggtggggtgggaggtgccTGCTGTTTATAATGTtgaatttctgtaaaataaactGTATTTGCAAATCCAACATTGAGCTTCTGGACTACGCTAACTCCACTGCTGAACCTCAATGGAAAGGGTCGACCGTTCGCAATTGAAATGATCTGAAAATGTAGCCTCTGTCCTTTTAAGTCAGTTGACTTGTCGCACATCTCTTTGTAAGACTtgtatggtactggcagaaaagttttttaaaagccatagGCTTTTCCTTGTCCTTAGCTGTAATAAtgcatctgactttggtttcCTTGAGAACTGTATTTCTGTCCATCACCTGTGTACTGGCCCTTGTGTTTACCACTCTGCCTACCCCTCACTCCTACTCCCCTGGTCTTTTTGGAGTTTGTGACACTAATTTGAAATGGATGGTGTTCTCTTGAGAGCAAGTGAGATTGTAGAGTTAAATCCCAGCTATACATTTTTCTAACATAGCTCTAAGGTCCTTGTTGCTGTTTGTGATAACTGATAGATAACTCATTGGAAACATGTGCATACATTTATATTCAGATGAAATTATGGTTTGCACTGTCTATTAAATATCTCAATTAATTTTCATACTTTGCTGTTGTGTTCAATCAATCTGTCCTTTGCTTCGGGAGCTGACTTTTTCAAGGCTAGAAGGTGTCCAGTGGAGTCTGTGGAAACATATACAAGACTTGAGCATGATGTACATCAACAATTGGAACCAAAGAACAGAGTGCATCTTactggaaatgtttttttaagttctggaGGTCATGGATCTGTGGCCTTCATCTTACTTGGGGACCCTGTGGGCACAGTTTAGGAATGAGTGGTTCTTACGCAGTTACAGGTCTTCCCTGGTTCTTCTCTGGCAGTGTCCATGGGACAACAGAGCCTCCACGTACTGGAAACCATGGTCTTCCTACTGACTAGGCCCACCCGGTGCATTGGTTTACTGAACCAATCTGGTACATTGGTGCACTGAAGAAAATGGCCtttcccagagagagaaagtatagGGCAGTGACTAACAATCTAGGACACAAGTGGTAGTCCCAGGTCTGCTATGACTCACCGTGTGACCTTGGCGCAGCCTTTTCCACTCTCTCTACTTTTTAGTCTTATACCCCCTGGAGAATCTGATGAACGCTGTGGACCTTCTTCAGAAAAGTGGGTCTATGAAGATTTGTTCTTAATTCTGCATGCCAATTGGCAGAATTTGAGAGGATCCTTTCTTAAATGCCCATCCCTAAACCTCTCAAGATTGAAATCACCttggggtacccgggtggctcagtcagttaagctgccAACTCTGGATTTGGGCTCCAAGCCACTGGGCGTGGAGCCAGCTTgcgattttctctccttctccctctgcccctcttccccaaaAAGGATGAAAATCACCCTGAATTCATAATGAAAACCCTGCCATTGCTCACTGGGCACAGTGGGGCAAGTTGCCAACTTTCCCTGAATCTCCTTTTCCTCGCTATGAAACAAGGAGGTGGGACCAGATCAGTGCAGGTCCTGTCTGTGAAGTTGCTGATGCCCAGTGCTTCACTCCTCATTTCTCACCTCCCCGGGCTGCCACACGCAGGATTAGACTTGACCACCGTGGCT belongs to Canis lupus familiaris isolate Mischka breed German Shepherd chromosome 24, alternate assembly UU_Cfam_GSD_1.0, whole genome shotgun sequence and includes:
- the CHMP4B gene encoding charged multivesicular body protein 4b, which encodes MSVFGKLFGAGGGKAGKGGPTPQDAIQRLRDTEEMLSKKQEFLETKIEQELTAAKKHGTKNKRAALQALKRKKRYEKQLAQIDGTLSTIEFQREALENANTNTEVLKNMGYAAKAMKAAHDNMDIDKVDELMQDIADQQELAEEISTAISKPVGFGEEFDEDELMAELEELEQEELDKNLLEISGPETVPLPNVPSITLPSKPTKKKEEEEDDMKELENWAGSM